The Deltaproteobacteria bacterium genome segment GTGCCGCAGTCCTAAGGCGAAGGGTAGAGCTTGCTCAGTCACACGCAACGGACCGGCAGCTTTGGCCGCGTTAATTGCCCAACTCAAGATATTGTGCTTGAGCAAACTGGCGTTTTCTCGCTCGCTGAGTAGGCGCCGATAGACCAGTTCAAGCACCCGTGGCACACAACAGAAGAGGGTAGGTTTCACTTCACCGAGATCTTTGGTGATGGTGACCGTACCTCCACCATAGGCAATGCACGCTCCAGCTCGCAGGATCGTGTAGAGCCCTGCAGTACGCTCAAAGCCATGCGAAAGTGGTAGGAACGAGAGGGTGATGTCTTCCTCAGTGATGGGTAGAATTGCGGTTGCATCTTGGGTATTGGCGAGAATGTTGGTGTGGCTGAGCATCACTCCTTTGGGAACACCCGTGGTCCCCGATGTGTAAATGATCGTCGCGAGTCCTGGATCTGGCACTGGTTGTGACGAGCCCCCGGATGTCTCGCCACGAGCCATGACACCGTCGAGACTCAAGCTTGGAAGTTGGCCAAGACGCGTTTCTTCCTTCGGACCTTCATCGAGCAGAATAAGATGCGTCAGCGTCGGGAGGTCGCTCGCGATCTTCAACGCTTTGGCGAGCGGCTCGCGTCCAGAAACCGCGAGGAACGTCACGCCAGCATCTTTCATGATGTACGTCAGATCCGTGACGGGACTAGTCAAATAAAGCGGCACATCTACGCCACCAAGGTAGAGACAGGCGAGATCAATAATTGCCCATTCTGGGTGATTATCGGCGAGAATCGCGAGACGATCACCAGGACGGAACCCTAGTGCAGTGAGTCCCTGCGCGGTACGGACAATTTTCTTTCCCAGCGATTGCCACGACAAATCTTGCCAGTGGCCATGTTGTTTCGTACGCATGGCTGGTTTGGTGCCGTACCGTTCAGACCGTTGCAGGATCATGGTGGCTAGAGAGGTTTCACGCATAGGTCATCTCCGGCGTGAACCATAAACGACAGCGACTCGGTGGGGAAGGGCACGAGCACTGCTACTTCTTCAAACGTGTGCGGCGAAGGTCATCGAAGGAAATCCACGTACACAAAAGGAAAAATGTCGTTACTCCGAATATCTTCCATCGGTCAGCAGTAGTGGTAGCTTTCATAAAAGCGAGAATACCCATCACAACAAAACCGCAACTCGCCAGAAACAGCAGCAGTCGTCCGAATAAACGCCCGCGAGAAACTGGTGCGTCAGGATGAGAGTAGGTTTGCTGATTGACGAACTGGTTGAACAAGTGCGTCGACAACGAATCCAGAGGCGCTGGATAATCGTGGGGATGGAGAATATAGGTCTGATCACGCAAATCAATACGAATGCGGGTTCGTTGACCATGATCGACTAACGTCATTTCCAAGGAGTCGCTCTTATGGAACGTAACGTCACCCTCCCACGTGATGCCTGGCAATCTGAGTAATTCTCCTTTGTCTCGACTTGTGAGAATTAGTTCCTGTGTCCAACGTACTTCAGTCGGACCAGGATCGTACGGACGATCTTCAAGAAGAAACGCGCCATCAGGCGAACGTACAGACTTCACGTGAGAAGGATCTGCCAGTCAATACATTTTGTGTGACGGCTTTTCGGAGCTGTCATTCTGAGTCCTCCACAGCGCGCGGCGCGGAGCGTGGAGGCAGAAACGAGACAGTGCTATGCTTGGCGGCACGGCCCCGACAAGCTAA includes the following:
- a CDS encoding long-chain fatty acid--CoA ligase, with the translated sequence MRETSLATMILQRSERYGTKPAMRTKQHGHWQDLSWQSLGKKIVRTAQGLTALGFRPGDRLAILADNHPEWAIIDLACLYLGGVDVPLYLTSPVTDLTYIMKDAGVTFLAVSGREPLAKALKIASDLPTLTHLILLDEGPKEETRLGQLPSLSLDGVMARGETSGGSSQPVPDPGLATIIYTSGTTGVPKGVMLSHTNILANTQDATAILPITEEDITLSFLPLSHGFERTAGLYTILRAGACIAYGGGTVTITKDLGEVKPTLFCCVPRVLELVYRRLLSERENASLLKHNILSWAINAAKAAGPLRVTEQALPFALGLRHRLADRLVFHKLRQVLGGRTRFLVSGGAPLSAEIARFFYGVGITVYEGYGLTEAGPVVSCNIPGHTRLGTVGRPLPQVEVKIANDGEICARGPNIMQGYYNKPTETAQMIDEHGWLHTGDIGTIDTDGYITITDRKKDLLIPSNGENVAPQPIEGQLKQDPLIEEVCLIGDKRPYVTALIVPNRALLETLAQKHATSHAWPDLLQQKEFRTLFRRRIDEINRALPLYARIHHFTLLAEPFSQDRGELTPTLKVKRREVMRTRSADIEAMYPPSTVPVDSSSASR